A region from the Silene latifolia isolate original U9 population chromosome 7, ASM4854445v1, whole genome shotgun sequence genome encodes:
- the LOC141591476 gene encoding uncharacterized protein LOC141591476: protein MVKKSKKLQQQQHEIGHSVPFKLNKLFDSDASWDKDQLGDVLHWMRQLVALVCGLIWGAIPLVGGFWLIFYLGLSTAIVYAYYALILKVDEEDFGGHGTLLQEGLFASITLFLLAWILVYSLAHF from the exons ATGGTTAAGAAATCCAAGAAATTGCAACAACAACAGCATGAAATTGGTCACTCTGTTCCTTTTAAATTGAATAAATTGTTTGATTCTGATGCTTCATGGGATAAG GATCAACTAGGAGATGTTCTACATTGGATGCGACAATTGGTGGCGCTTGTCTGCGGATTGATTTGGGGTGCAATTCCCTTGGTTGGAGGTTTCTGGCTCATTTT TTACTTGGGACTTTCAACAGCCATTGTGTATGCTTATTATGCATTGATACTCAAAGTCGACGAAGAAGACTTCGGAGGTCATGGAACTCTTCTCCAGGAAGGGCTTTTTGCTTCCATCACATTATTTTTG CTTGCATGGATTCTAGTTTACAGCTTGGCACACTTTTGA